The Caldisericia bacterium genomic sequence CCAAAAAAGTATCCTATAAATCCTTCAAAAATCATTGTTAATGCAAGAGTTATCATAACCATTCCAATATGCGAAACTTTCCTTGCTCTACTCATCAAAAATTTTTCAAGAGTGATTCCGAATACAAGACCAAGAAGAATTGTCATAACCATAACAAAAGGATATGGTAAATTTCTTAAAAGAAGGAAAAAGGCAAAATATGCAAGAAGCATTCCCATATCACCTTGAGCAAAATTCATAACATTTGTTGTTGAGAGAATTAAAACTATTCCCATACTTGTTAAACTATATATTGAACCATTCACAAGTCCTCTTAATATTAAGTTCAGAAGAACCATTTTTACCTCCCTAAATAAAGTTTTTTAACTTCTTCTTTATCTTTAAGTTCTTTGCTTTCACCAGAAAGAATTATTACTCCATTCATTAAAACATATGCTCTATCAGAAATTGCTAGTGCTTTTTTTGCATTTTGCTCAACAAGAAGAACAGAAAGTCCTTCTTTTTTTGAAAGATCATAAAGAATATTAAATATATTTGTTATTATAATTGGAGCAAGACCCAAAGATGGTTCATCTAAAAGAAGAATTTTAGGTTTTGACATAAGACCTCTTCCAATTGCAAGCATCTGTTGCTCTCCACCAGAAAGTGAACCTGCTTTTTGATTAATTCTCTCTTTTAATATTGGAAAAGTAAGAAAAACATAATCAAGTTGATTTTTTATCTCTTTTTGATTTAAAAAGTATCCTCCTAAAAGAAGGTTCTCTTTAACTGTTAAATCAGGAAAAATATGTCTTCCTTCAGGAACATGAATTATTCCATGTTTTACAATAATAGAAGGATCAAGACCATTTATCACTTTTCCATCAAAAGTTATGACTCCGCTATTTGGTTTTAAAATTCCAGAAATTGTTTTTAAAATGGTTGTCTTTCCAGCACCATTTGATCCTAAAATTGAAACTATTTCTCTTTCTTTTATCTCAAAACTAACACCATGAATTGCCTCAATTGGACCATATGATACATGCAAATTCTCTACTTTAAGCATTTATCCCTCCCCCAAATATGCTTCAATAACTTTTTTATCATTTGATACAAAATCTGGTGGTCCTTCACTTATTTTGTTTCCAAAACTCATAACTGTTATAACAGTTGAAATATCCATAATTAACTCCATATCATGTTCAACAATTAAAATTGTGTATCCTAAATCTCTTAATTTCTTTAAAATTTCCATCAAATTAATTTTCTCTTCTTTTGTTAAACCTGCTGCTGGTTCATCAAGAAGAAGAAGTTTTGGTTCACTAATTAATGCTCTACCAAGTTCCACTAATTTTTGAATTCCATATGGTAAAAAGATTGGATATGAGTTTTGATAGTATGTAATATTAAGTAAGTTTGTAATTTCAAAAACTTTATTTTTAACGTCTTTACTTTTTAAAACATCAAAGCCAAAAATATCTTTAAAAAAGTTACTCTTAAGTTTTGTATATAAACCAAGAGCGATGTTATCATAAACAGTTAGAGTTGGAAAAAGAGAAAGGTTTTGATAGGTTCTTGATATTCCAAGATAATTTAATTTATATGTTGGAAAGTTTTTTAAATTTTTATCTAAAAACATAATTTTGCCTTTATATGGAACAAAATTATAGATTGCATTAAAAACTGTAGTTTTACCCGCACCGTTTGGACCTATTAATCCATGAATTTCACCTTCTTTAACCTCCATACTAAAATTATTAACAGCGACTAATTTTCCAAACTCAACAGTAAGATTTTCAATTTTAAGCAAGTTAACCTCACACTCCTTTCATAAAAAGGTAAGGGGACTCCAAAATTTTGGAGTCCCCTTTAAACTCTTTTAACTCACTTTTATGGTTTTTGGTAAACTGAAATCCAATCAGAAACTTTAATTAGTTGACCTTTTTCTATTCTCAT encodes the following:
- a CDS encoding ABC transporter ATP-binding protein, with the translated sequence MLKVENLHVSYGPIEAIHGVSFEIKEREIVSILGSNGAGKTTILKTISGILKPNSGVITFDGKVINGLDPSIIVKHGIIHVPEGRHIFPDLTVKENLLLGGYFLNQKEIKNQLDYVFLTFPILKERINQKAGSLSGGEQQMLAIGRGLMSKPKILLLDEPSLGLAPIIITNIFNILYDLSKKEGLSVLLVEQNAKKALAISDRAYVLMNGVIILSGESKELKDKEEVKKLYLGR
- a CDS encoding ABC transporter ATP-binding protein yields the protein MLKIENLTVEFGKLVAVNNFSMEVKEGEIHGLIGPNGAGKTTVFNAIYNFVPYKGKIMFLDKNLKNFPTYKLNYLGISRTYQNLSLFPTLTVYDNIALGLYTKLKSNFFKDIFGFDVLKSKDVKNKVFEITNLLNITYYQNSYPIFLPYGIQKLVELGRALISEPKLLLLDEPAAGLTKEEKINLMEILKKLRDLGYTILIVEHDMELIMDISTVITVMSFGNKISEGPPDFVSNDKKVIEAYLGEG